One genomic window of Sporocytophaga myxococcoides DSM 11118 includes the following:
- a CDS encoding endo-1,4-beta-xylanase: MNKARMIFRLIGFIFLFTIYNSFGQTYPPSAVVTMPFSNAYFKTGTDVEIHVYATDIGKTANNGTVSKVEFFNGNTKLGETSTHTNNTYRFVWGCVPAGEYRITAKATNNKGVAFTSAGVLITVGNGNFPSQGLAACKGKYMAGLHQNQLLGSWNQYFNGVSAENACKWGSVEGTRDVMNWGGADAAYKAANDRKIMFRWHAAMWGAQYPNWLFSLSTTDARAELVEYMEGIAARFKYIDQIDVLNEQLFNHQQPNQQMRDKFSGKTNTAIDDFGWQIWLFTEARRIFPNTKLVLNDYGLEGSNTSIDEMLKLVAALRDRGIIDGFGTQAHWFSVDPQPDGRITQDCSRMARGGIPVYVTELDMAGGNDNNNNEQQQLSSFQNHFPEYWEHPAVKGVTWWGHVLNRTWVTGTGFTLENGQDRAAGTWLKSYMNGRPKVGYPMCPAEGCTNNGKISLAITSPTEGQIFTTADQITLSATAVDEDGTIADVKFYDGSVLLNSDNSAPYSFIWTGASVGTHDIKVIATDNQGNVVEAKVTIKVNLPQGPYNGSWHVIPGTIQLEHFDVGGNGFAYADSTPGSQVTPIVNFRTDEDVDIESCTDAGAGYNIGWATSGEWLEYSVDVKTAGTYDLDLRVAANGDGRTVSVAMDGTNIAGNIAIPNTTGWQTWQTVKVKGINLTAGKKIMRVTIGVTDFVNMNYVTFTLTKELKQEPFKAAHLIPGRIEAEEYDLGGEGLAYHEANTNGNEGKATFRNDEVDIETTQDNEGAFNVGYTLKGEWLEYSVVVAASGKYDLEVRIAAEGEGKTFHIEMDGVDVTGPVNLPNTGGWQTWQTVTLNDISLIQGEHIMRIAFDTDYMNLNYVEFKDIITGIIEDESSIIAVFPNPFADTGIQINNAGDFQYRITDISGIIVESGNGRRGHKVGKNLKDGIYFLMVENNNAVTVHKIVKQ; encoded by the coding sequence ATGAACAAAGCAAGAATGATTTTTCGACTCATAGGTTTTATTTTCCTTTTTACTATATATAATTCCTTTGGTCAGACTTATCCGCCATCTGCAGTAGTTACTATGCCATTCAGCAATGCCTATTTTAAAACTGGCACCGATGTGGAAATACATGTATATGCTACGGATATTGGAAAAACCGCCAATAATGGGACGGTTTCGAAAGTGGAATTTTTTAATGGAAATACTAAACTGGGAGAAACAAGTACTCATACAAATAACACATACAGATTTGTGTGGGGGTGTGTTCCGGCTGGCGAGTATCGGATCACGGCAAAGGCTACGAATAACAAAGGTGTAGCCTTCACTTCAGCAGGTGTATTGATTACTGTTGGCAATGGAAATTTTCCGTCTCAAGGGCTGGCTGCTTGTAAAGGGAAATACATGGCTGGCTTGCATCAGAATCAGCTTTTAGGCAGTTGGAATCAATACTTCAATGGTGTTAGTGCTGAGAATGCATGTAAGTGGGGATCTGTTGAAGGTACCAGGGATGTTATGAACTGGGGTGGAGCAGATGCTGCCTATAAAGCTGCCAATGACAGAAAGATTATGTTTCGCTGGCATGCTGCCATGTGGGGAGCACAGTATCCAAATTGGTTATTTTCACTAAGTACCACAGATGCCAGAGCGGAGTTGGTAGAATATATGGAAGGGATAGCTGCGCGCTTCAAGTACATAGATCAGATTGATGTTTTAAATGAGCAGTTATTTAATCATCAGCAACCTAACCAGCAAATGCGAGATAAATTCAGTGGTAAAACCAATACAGCCATAGATGATTTTGGCTGGCAAATATGGTTGTTTACTGAAGCGAGGAGAATTTTTCCAAATACCAAACTGGTCTTGAATGATTATGGTCTTGAAGGAAGCAATACTTCTATTGACGAAATGTTGAAATTGGTTGCTGCATTGAGAGATAGAGGTATTATTGATGGATTTGGAACTCAGGCACATTGGTTTAGTGTGGATCCTCAGCCAGATGGGCGTATTACTCAGGATTGTAGCAGGATGGCCCGAGGAGGCATTCCTGTGTATGTTACTGAACTTGATATGGCAGGAGGAAATGATAACAATAACAATGAGCAACAGCAACTATCAAGCTTCCAGAATCATTTTCCTGAGTATTGGGAGCACCCCGCAGTTAAAGGGGTTACCTGGTGGGGACATGTATTAAACAGGACTTGGGTTACAGGTACCGGATTCACTTTAGAAAACGGCCAAGACAGAGCAGCTGGAACCTGGTTAAAAAGTTATATGAATGGCCGACCAAAAGTAGGTTACCCTATGTGTCCTGCTGAGGGCTGCACAAATAACGGAAAAATAAGTCTTGCAATAACCTCACCGACAGAAGGGCAGATATTTACTACCGCTGACCAGATAACCCTATCTGCAACTGCTGTAGATGAAGACGGTACTATTGCTGATGTTAAATTTTATGATGGATCTGTTTTGCTGAATAGCGATAATTCAGCTCCTTATAGTTTCATCTGGACTGGAGCTTCTGTGGGGACTCATGATATAAAAGTAATTGCTACAGATAATCAGGGTAATGTGGTGGAAGCAAAAGTAACTATCAAAGTAAACCTACCACAGGGGCCATATAATGGTTCATGGCATGTTATTCCAGGAACGATACAACTTGAGCATTTTGATGTCGGCGGCAATGGTTTTGCCTATGCCGACAGCACTCCCGGAAGCCAGGTAACTCCAATTGTCAATTTCCGCACAGATGAAGATGTAGATATTGAAAGCTGCACTGATGCCGGGGCAGGTTATAATATAGGCTGGGCTACATCCGGAGAATGGCTTGAATATAGCGTGGATGTTAAAACTGCAGGAACATATGATCTTGATTTAAGAGTAGCAGCCAATGGTGATGGACGTACTGTATCTGTAGCTATGGATGGAACGAACATAGCCGGGAATATAGCTATACCAAATACAACGGGCTGGCAAACCTGGCAAACTGTAAAGGTGAAAGGTATCAATCTTACAGCCGGTAAAAAAATCATGAGGGTTACTATAGGGGTTACCGATTTCGTAAACATGAACTATGTGACCTTTACCTTAACTAAAGAGCTGAAACAAGAACCATTCAAGGCAGCTCATCTGATTCCAGGCAGAATTGAAGCTGAAGAATATGACCTCGGGGGAGAAGGGCTGGCATATCATGAAGCTAATACAAACGGTAATGAAGGAAAAGCCACATTCAGAAATGATGAAGTGGATATTGAAACAACTCAGGATAATGAGGGGGCTTTTAATGTAGGTTATACCTTAAAGGGAGAATGGCTGGAGTATTCAGTAGTTGTAGCTGCATCAGGTAAATATGATCTGGAGGTAAGGATAGCGGCCGAAGGTGAGGGGAAAACCTTCCATATTGAAATGGATGGTGTTGATGTCACCGGCCCTGTAAATTTGCCCAATACAGGAGGATGGCAAACATGGCAGACAGTGACTCTGAATGATATAAGCCTCATCCAAGGAGAACACATCATGCGTATAGCCTTTGATACAGATTATATGAATCTGAACTATGTAGAGTTCAAAGATATTATTACGGGTATTATAGAGGATGAATCTTCAATTATTGCAGTATTCCCAAATCCATTTGCAGATACAGGTATACAGATCAATAATGCTGGAGATTTTCAATATAGAATTACCGATATAAGCGGCATCATTGTCGAATCAGGAAATGGAAGACGTGGCCATAAGGTTGGAAAAAATTTAAAAGATGGTATTTACTTCCTTATGGTTGAAAACAACAATGCAGTCACTGTGCATAAAATTGTGAAGCAGTAA